A genomic stretch from Theropithecus gelada isolate Dixy chromosome 2, Tgel_1.0, whole genome shotgun sequence includes:
- the MRPS25 gene encoding 28S ribosomal protein S25, mitochondrial isoform X1 has product MPMKGRFPIRRTLQYLSQGNVVFKESVKVMTVNYNTHGELGEGARKFVFFNIPQIQYKNPWVQIMMFKNMTPSPFLRFYLDSGEQVLVDVETKSNKEIMEHIRKILGKNEETLREEEEKKKELSHPANFGPRKYCLRECICEVEGQVPCPSLVPLPKEMRGKYKAILKASAQD; this is encoded by the exons ATGCCCATGAAAGGCCGCTTCCCCATCCGCCGCACCCTGCAATATCTGAGCCAGGGAAACGTGGTGTTCAAGGAGTCCGTGAAGGTCATGACAGTGAATTACAACACGCACGGGGAGCTGGGCGAGGGCGCCAG gaaatttgtgtttttcaacATACCTCAGATTCAATACAAAAACCCTTGGGTGCAGATCATGATGTTTAAGAACATGACGCCGTCACCCTTCCTGCGATTCTACTTAG ATTCTGGGGAGCAGGTCCTGGTGGATGTGGAGACCAAGAGCAATAAGGAGATCATGGAGCACATCAGAAAAATCTTGGGGAAGAATGA GGAAACCctcagggaagaggaggagaagaaaaaggagctCTCTCACCCAGCCAACTTCGGCCCTCGAAAGTACTGCCTGCGGGAGTGCATCTGTGAAGTGGAAGGGCAGGTGCCCTGCCCCAGCCTGGTGCCATTACCCAAGGAGATGAGGGGGAAGTACAAAGCCATTCTGAAAGCCAGTGCCCAGGACTAA
- the MRPS25 gene encoding 28S ribosomal protein S25, mitochondrial isoform X2: MPMKGRFPIRRTLQYLSQGNVVFKESVKVMTVNYNTHGELGEGARKFVFFNIPQIQYKNPWVQIMMFKNMTPSPFLRFYLDSGEQVLVDVETKSNKEIMEHIRKILGKNEHYLAAPSKPVSAVVPVTQEAEAGGSLESRRLRLQ, encoded by the exons ATGCCCATGAAAGGCCGCTTCCCCATCCGCCGCACCCTGCAATATCTGAGCCAGGGAAACGTGGTGTTCAAGGAGTCCGTGAAGGTCATGACAGTGAATTACAACACGCACGGGGAGCTGGGCGAGGGCGCCAG gaaatttgtgtttttcaacATACCTCAGATTCAATACAAAAACCCTTGGGTGCAGATCATGATGTTTAAGAACATGACGCCGTCACCCTTCCTGCGATTCTACTTAG ATTCTGGGGAGCAGGTCCTGGTGGATGTGGAGACCAAGAGCAATAAGGAGATCATGGAGCACATCAGAAAAATCTTGGGGAAGAATGA gcACTACCTGGCAGCACCATCTAAACCTGTATCtgctgtggtcccagttactcaggaggctgaggcaggaggatcgcttgagtccaggaggttgaggctgcagtaa